CGGAAAGCGCCCCTTCGACCGCCTGCTTGATGCGGGGCTGATAAAGAAGATAACCGCCGTTGCTCGCGATCAAGATTCGTGTCTCCGGAATGATGATTTCCAGCCGCACCTTCGTCTCACCCCGCCGGCTTCGCTCGAGATACAGCCGACCCCGCTCGGCCGGGTCGTCGATACCGAGCTGGGGATAGGATTTCACCTGCTCGACCGCGGCAGATAGTCTGGCGACCTCTTGTTGGCGCGCACGCATCCTGGCGAAGAGATCAACCTCGAGTGCCTGCGCCACGACCAGCACCGAGAACAACACCGCCGTCATGGCTCGATCCTTCCATCTTTCATCAACACGACCCGCTCCGCGGCATCGGCAACGTCGATGTCATGCGTGATGAGCACGATGCTCTGGCCGAGCTCCCGATGAACCCGCTTCAACGTCTCGAGCACCATCATGGAGTTTTCCGAATCGAGGCTTCCCGTCGGCTCGTCGGCGAGCAGAATCGCGGGACGGTGGAGGACGGCGCGGGCGAGCGCCACCCGCTGCTGCTCACCACCGGAGAGCTCGACGGGACGATGATCTCGTTTGCCCAGGATCCCGAGCAGGGCGAGAATCTCGCGTCTCCGATCGGCGCCCCGCCGGGCCTCGTTACGCCCGAGCGAGAGATGCTGGGCGAGACGCAGGTTGCCGTCCACCGTCAAGGTGGGCAAGAGGTTGTATCTCTGGAAAACGATGCCGAGACGACGGCGCCTCAAGTCCGTGCGCTCCGCATCGGTGAGCGACGAGAGCTCCGCTCCGTCGATCAGCACTCTCCCCGAGGTCGGACTGAGAAGCCCGCCGAACGCGTGGAGCAGAGTCGATTTTCCGCAGCCCGATGGCCCCATGATGGCCACGAACTCACCGGCCTCGACACGCAGGCTGACGCCGCGCAATGCCCGAACGTCGAGCTTCCCCACGCGGTAGGACTTCTCTAGCGCGACGGCTTCGAGCGCCGCCGCCCGCTTCGGCGGCGTAGCCACTTCCACCTTGCGAGAGATCACGATGCTATTCATACGACAACGCCTCCACCGGATCTTGATGAGCCGCTTTGAGGGCGGGATAAAGGGCGCCGAGCGCGCCGCCGGCCAGGGCCAGGACCGAGGCGGCAAGCGTCCACTCCCAATCGAGGCGGACGACGAGCGAGGTTCCGGCGGTGATCGCCCAACCCATGCCGAGAGCGATACCGATTCCCAGAAGGATACCCAGCCCGGCGACCATCAGCACCTCGGATTCGATCAGCGCGACGATGAACGCCTTCGAGCCCCCCATCGATTTGAGGATTCCAATCTCTCGGGTTCGTTCGGTGATGGCGGTATAGAGCGAGAGGAAGACGGTGAGCCCGCTTATGAAAACCGAGAGTGCGATCACCACATTCAGGAACACGTCGAGGCTGGGCATGCCCTGGGCCCACATTCCCGGAATGTCGCGGGTGAATACGATCTGGTTGCCGGGGAACCGCGCCTCGATCCGGCGGGCGACGTCCTCGGGCGCCGCGCCCGATTCCGTGCGGATGAGAATCCAGGAGCAGCGTTCGTCGGCTCCAAGAAGCTCCTGCATGCCCTCGAGCGGCATCTTGATGCGCGCCCCCATTTCCGGACGGTACACGCCGACGACACGAAATTCCCGGCCGAGCAGCTCCATCGTCGACCCGAGCGCCGCGTCGGGATCTCGGGCGCGCTGGGGATCGACCACGATCTCGTCTCGAGTCTCCGGGAGCCGACCCTGGACGATGGCCAGTCCCGTGACTTC
This DNA window, taken from Vicinamibacteria bacterium, encodes the following:
- a CDS encoding ABC transporter permease; this translates as MESMVLTNLIARPVRTLASVVGVALAVVLILVTVGLARGMLSSSGEREANLRAEILFLPPGGLGAGLTTMPLTLPIAYARAIGEVEGVAKTTPVARYVRSGARGIGFELIEGVRFIGDGELAAYPEVTGLAIVQGRLPETRDEIVVDPQRARDPDAALGSTMELLGREFRVVGVYRPEMGARIKMPLEGMQELLGADERCSWILIRTESGAAPEDVARRIEARFPGNQIVFTRDIPGMWAQGMPSLDVFLNVVIALSVFISGLTVFLSLYTAITERTREIGILKSMGGSKAFIVALIESEVLMVAGLGILLGIGIALGMGWAITAGTSLVVRLDWEWTLAASVLALAGGALGALYPALKAAHQDPVEALSYE
- a CDS encoding ABC transporter ATP-binding protein, whose protein sequence is MISRKVEVATPPKRAAALEAVALEKSYRVGKLDVRALRGVSLRVEAGEFVAIMGPSGCGKSTLLHAFGGLLSPTSGRVLIDGAELSSLTDAERTDLRRRRLGIVFQRYNLLPTLTVDGNLRLAQHLSLGRNEARRGADRRREILALLGILGKRDHRPVELSGGEQQRVALARAVLHRPAILLADEPTGSLDSENSMMVLETLKRVHRELGQSIVLITHDIDVADAAERVVLMKDGRIEP